A genome region from Mycobacterium florentinum includes the following:
- a CDS encoding glutamate synthase subunit beta: MADPSGFLKYPHRELPQRRPVPLRLKDWNEVYQEFNDDTLREQATRCMDCGIPFCHNGCPLGNLIPEWNDLVRRGRWRDAIERLHATNNFPDFTGRLCPAPCEPACVLGINQDPVTIKQIELEIIDHAFDEGFVEPKPPTKLTGKTVAVIGSGPAGLAAAQQLTRAGHSVTVFERADRIGGLLRYGIPEFKMEKRVLDRRLDQMRAEGTEFRAGVNVGVDITAEQLRADFDAVVLAGGATDWRDLPIPGRDLDGIHQAMEYLPWGNRAQEGDDVLGPDGQPPITAKGKKVVIIGGGDTGADCLGTAHRQGAASIHQFEIMPRPPETRAESTPWPTYPLMYRVSSAHEEGGERVFSVNTEEFVGKDGHVTALKVHEVTMQDGKFIKVEGSDFELEADVVFLAMGFVGPEKAGLLTDLEVKLTDRGNVARGADYETSVPGVYVAGDMGRGQSLIVWAIAEGRAAAAGVDRYLMGSTALPAPIKPTAAPLQ; the protein is encoded by the coding sequence ATGGCTGATCCGAGTGGCTTCCTCAAGTACCCGCACCGGGAGCTGCCGCAACGCCGGCCCGTCCCGCTACGGCTGAAGGACTGGAACGAGGTCTACCAGGAGTTCAACGACGACACCCTGCGCGAGCAGGCGACCCGTTGCATGGACTGCGGTATTCCTTTCTGTCACAATGGCTGTCCGCTGGGCAACTTGATTCCGGAATGGAATGACCTGGTGCGCAGGGGACGTTGGCGCGATGCTATCGAGCGACTGCACGCCACCAACAACTTCCCCGACTTCACCGGCCGGCTATGTCCGGCGCCGTGCGAGCCGGCGTGCGTGCTGGGCATCAACCAGGATCCGGTCACGATCAAGCAGATCGAGCTGGAGATCATCGATCACGCCTTCGACGAGGGCTTCGTCGAGCCGAAGCCGCCGACGAAGCTCACCGGCAAGACGGTGGCCGTAATCGGTTCGGGCCCAGCCGGATTGGCCGCCGCCCAGCAGCTCACCCGCGCGGGACACAGCGTCACCGTTTTTGAGCGGGCCGATCGCATCGGCGGACTGCTGCGCTACGGCATTCCGGAATTCAAGATGGAGAAGCGCGTCCTCGACCGGCGACTCGACCAAATGCGGGCTGAGGGAACCGAATTCCGGGCCGGTGTCAACGTCGGAGTCGACATCACCGCCGAACAGTTGCGCGCCGATTTCGACGCAGTGGTGCTGGCCGGCGGCGCGACCGACTGGCGTGATCTGCCGATCCCGGGCCGGGACTTGGACGGTATCCACCAGGCGATGGAATACCTGCCGTGGGGTAACCGCGCGCAGGAGGGCGACGACGTGCTGGGCCCCGACGGGCAGCCGCCGATCACCGCCAAGGGCAAGAAGGTCGTCATCATCGGCGGCGGCGACACCGGAGCCGACTGCCTGGGCACCGCCCACCGGCAGGGTGCCGCCAGCATCCACCAGTTCGAGATCATGCCGCGGCCGCCGGAGACCCGCGCCGAGTCCACGCCGTGGCCGACCTACCCGCTGATGTACCGGGTCTCGTCCGCGCACGAAGAGGGCGGCGAGCGCGTGTTCTCGGTCAACACCGAGGAGTTCGTCGGCAAGGACGGGCACGTGACCGCGCTCAAGGTTCACGAAGTGACGATGCAGGACGGCAAGTTCATCAAGGTCGAGGGCTCCGACTTCGAGCTCGAGGCGGATGTGGTGTTTCTGGCGATGGGCTTCGTCGGACCGGAGAAGGCGGGTCTGCTCACCGACCTCGAGGTGAAGCTCACCGACCGCGGTAACGTCGCGCGCGGCGCCGATTACGAGACCTCGGTCCCCGGCGTTTACGTTGCCGGAGACATGGGCCGGGGCCAGTCGCTGATCGTCTGGGCGATAGCCGAGGGTAGGGCCGCCGCGGCGGGTGTGGACCGGTATTTGATGGGGTCAACCGCGCTTCCGGCTCCCATCAAGCCGACGGCCGCACCGCTTCAGTAG